Below is a window of Burkholderia cepacia DNA.
GCGCGTGTTCAAGCCGGGCCAGTGTGCGCAGTCGCACTACTTCAAGTCGCCAATCACGCTGATCCCGACCGGCGACGACACGTTCGAGATCGTCCTGCGTCGCAGCTTCGCGGACTATTTCGTGCGCATCATGCTCGACGCCGCGGCGCCGCTCGCATCATGAAGCCGTTCGACGAACCGTTCGTGGCGATCGACGCGCCGCGCCTGCGCGGGCGCGGCTGGAGCGTGTTCGTCGACGAACTGAAGGTGCCCGCGCGGATCGGCATTCATGCGCACGAGCACGAAGCGCCGCAGCCGATCGTGATCGATGCGCGGCTCGGCTATCGCTGCGAGCCGAGCGAGCAGGGCGAGTGGATCGATTACGACGGCTATTGCGCGCGCCTTGCCGCGTTCCTGTCGCACAAGCCGCATACGCGGTTGCTGGAGACGCTCGTCGCCGATATCGCGGTGCTGTCGTTCAAAGAATGGCCGGCGCTGGAATCGTTGATGCTGTCGGTGTACAAGCCGAAGATCCGGCCCGGTACGAAGCGCGTCGGCGTGTCGCTCGACTGGACACGCGGCGATTACCTACGGTGGACGGGGGCGGCGGGGCAGCTGTGAGCGGGCGGGGCGGAGAGGCATTCCGCCTGCGCGATTGCACATTGTTCCTGGAATATCGGAACAATGGCACGCTGGTGGTTGCCGCTTGTCTTTATTCTTGAAATATCGGAACAATACTGGAACATCACGCACACTCGCACTCGGCCCGGTAGACACGCAAGGCCATGCCGTTTTGCGGGTCGCCGAAAAGTACGTCGAGCGCGAGAGCCGGCTCGAAGTCGATACATGCTCGGATCACACGTCACCCGCACAACGCCGTAACGTTACGCTCGACTATCGCGATGGCGCCTACCGTATTCCGGACGCCATGCGATATGCCGATTGATCGGCCGCTTCCGCTCCGTTCAACGTGACAGGTGGCGAGCAATGAGACGTTCGGTGTTTGACGGATATCGCGCGGTTCACCGGCGATAGTTGCGAAACAGTTCAGGCGTGTCGCAGCTATCGCCCCGTGCAATCGCGTCAAGCCGCAGCCGCCCCATCCAGCGCCGGATAATCCACATACCCACGTGCATCGCCGCCGAAGAACGTGTCGCGTTGCGCGTCGTTCATCGGTGCACCCGTCTTCAGGCGCGTGACGAAATCCGGATTCGCGAGCACCATCTGGCCGTACGCTTCGAGATCGGCGAGACCCGTCGCGACATCCGTGCCGATCGCATCGCGCGTGCGGCCCGGCCGGTTCACGATCAGCGTGCCGTTCCAGTGTGCGCGCAGGTCCGCAAGCAGCGGCTCGTCGCCCCCGTGCATCACGTGCAGGTATGCGAGGCCGAGGCGGTTGAGCTGCGCGGTCAGGTGGCGATACAGGTCCGCGCTTTCCGGACCTTCGTCGATGCCCCACAGCGTGGTGCCGGGCGACAGGCGGATCGCCGTGCGATCCGCGCCGATCTCGTCGGCGATCGCCTCGGCCACCTCGATCGCGAAGCGCGCGCGGTTCTCGATCGAGCCGCCGTACGCGTCGGTGCGCGTGTTCGCGTTCGGCGCGAAGAACTGCTGGACCAGATACCCGTTCGCACCGTGGATCTCGACGCCATCGGCGCCGGCCTCGATCGCGCGGCGCGCGGCGATACGGAAGTCGTTCACGGTGTCGCGCACTTCGTCCGTCGTCAGCGCGCGCGGCGTCGGAATCTCCTGCATCCCTTTCATCGTGAACATCGGCACGCCCGGTGCGATCGCGGAAGGCGCGACGCCCTGGCGATGATGCGGCGTATTGTCGGGGTGCGACATGCGCCCCACGTGCATCAGCTGGATGAACAGGCGGCTGCCGCGTGCGTGCACGCGCTCGCTGACCGCCTTCCAGCCGGCGACGTGCGCATCGGTGTAGATGCCGGGCGTCGTCAGGTAGCCCTGGCCGTCGTCCGACGGTTGCGTGCCTTCGCTGACGATCAGGCCGAGGTCCGCACGCTGCGCATAGTATTCGGCGGCCAATGCGCCGGGCGTGCCGTCGAATGCGGCGCGGCTGCGCGTCATCGGCGCCATGACCAGGCGGTTCTGCAGGTCGTAGCGGCCGACGCGGACCGGAGCGAACAGTCGCGGCGCTTCCTGGCCGGCTTGAGCGGGAACGAAAAGCTGTTTCATCGCGTATTTCCTCATCGAAGTTCAGGTGACGGCACCGGGGCGGTGCCGCATCGGGCGAGGGTCGCGCAGGTCGCGCCGGCCGTGACGCCATACCCGCATCATCCATTGCTCCTTTTTCGAGATAAAGTGGGTGTCATGGAGAACATTGATCCATTGATGGAGCATTCGAGATGGAACTGCTGAACGACATGGCGTTGTTCGTGGAAGTCGTGAAGGCGCGCGGCTTTCGCAGCGCCGCGCAGGCGCTGGGAATGCCGAATTCGACGCTGTCGCGGCGGATCGGCGCGCTGGAAAAGGCGATCGGCTTGCGGCTGCTGCACCGCACGACGCGCCGCATCGAGCTGACGGAAGCCGGGCAGCTGTATTTCGAGCGATGCAAGCGCATCGTCGACGAGGCGCGGCTCGCGCACGAGCAGCTCGGCGGGCTGCTGGCCGAACCGGCGGGCGTGCTGCGCGCGTCGTTCCCGGTCGATTTCGCGGTGATCTACCTGACGCCGCTGCTCGTCGAATTCGCGAACCGCTACCCGAAGCTGACCTTCGATTTCGAGCTGACGTCACGGCGCGTCGACCTCGTGAGCGAGCCGTTCGACGTCGCGATCCGGATCGGCGAATCGGCGGATTCGCAGCTCGTCGCGCGGCGCCTCGCGACGTTCCGCAACTACCTGTATGCGTCGCCGCGCTATCTCGAACGCGCGGGCGAGCCGCTCGAACCGGGCGACCTGGCGCAGCACCAGTGCATGAGTGTGCAGCGCCTCACCGCGTGGACGCTGCGTCGCGGCGAGCAGGCGGTCGACGTGCCGGTGGGCGGTCGGTTCGTCGTGAACAGCGTGGGCATGAACCGCCAACTGGCCGTGCACGATGCGGGGATCATCCAGCTGCCGGAGGAAGTGGTGGCCGACGATGTCGCCGCCGGCCGGCTGCGGCGCGTGCTGCCTGAATGGGAGGGCGCGCTCGTGCCCATCTTCGCGATGACCGAAACGCGTTTGCTGCCCGCGAAAACGCAGGTTTTCATCGAGTATCTGCGCGCGCATTTCGCGCAGGCATGACAGGTGCCCGGCGGCGGTCGCTCTTGCGCAGGTGACGTGCTTCCGCTTGCGCGGGACCGCAGGCGGACGCGGGTATGGAAGCGGGAATTACTGGCTGTTGCGCGCCGACGCAGGCGGCGACGTATCGCTGACCGGTATCAGGCGGCCCTTCGTGTCGCTCGGCGCCTTGGCGGCTTTCGCGTCGTCGTCGGGCTCGAGCACGAACCGGAACGAATCGACCCGCTGCATCACTTTCGCCGCGTACGCGTTCGACCCGCCATAGCTCTTCAGCCCGGCCTGCACGTTGCCGCCGGCCGCCTTCACGTAGCCCGACAGGATCGCGGAACCGGCTTCGACGTTCGCGTTCGGCTCGGTCAGATCCTTCACGTTGCGCAGCAGGCCGCGGTGTGCGGCCGGCACGACCTGCATCAGCCCGGTCGCGCCATGCTGGCCGCGCGCCTTTTCCTGGAAGCGCGATTCGATCGAGATGATCGCGTAAACGAGTGCGGGAGGAAGCGAATATTTCGTCGCAGTGACGCTCACGATGTCGGCGAGCTTCGTGGCTCGTTCCTTCGCCACGCCGAATTTCTTCGTCAGGTAGGTCGTGATGCGGCGGTTTGCTTCGTTCGGCTGATCGTTGGCGTTCGCAAGCGGCGCGGAGGCGACGGACGGCGCTGATGCCAGTGCGTCGGGCGCGGATGCAGGCAGCGCGAGCGCTTGCTGCGCCGATGCCTGATGCGCGATGCCGAGCGAAAGCACGATCAGCGAGAGAAACCGTCGCATGGTGAAGTGCGGGGAAATGGGAGGCGCATAGTATATCGACCAATCAACACGGGTTGTCGAACGTCGGCTCGAATGAAAGCAGCATGTAGGTTTGTTTCGGCGCGTAACGATGCGGTGGGGCGATCGTTGCGCGGACACGCATCGTAGTCCGGATAGACGCCGTTCAATCTCGCGCTGACGTTATTTAACACGCGCGCAAGGTGTGCT
It encodes the following:
- a CDS encoding lytic transglycosylase domain-containing protein, which codes for MRRFLSLIVLSLGIAHQASAQQALALPASAPDALASAPSVASAPLANANDQPNEANRRITTYLTKKFGVAKERATKLADIVSVTATKYSLPPALVYAIISIESRFQEKARGQHGATGLMQVVPAAHRGLLRNVKDLTEPNANVEAGSAILSGYVKAAGGNVQAGLKSYGGSNAYAAKVMQRVDSFRFVLEPDDDAKAAKAPSDTKGRLIPVSDTSPPASARNSQ
- a CDS encoding dihydroneopterin aldolase, with the protein product MKPFDEPFVAIDAPRLRGRGWSVFVDELKVPARIGIHAHEHEAPQPIVIDARLGYRCEPSEQGEWIDYDGYCARLAAFLSHKPHTRLLETLVADIAVLSFKEWPALESLMLSVYKPKIRPGTKRVGVSLDWTRGDYLRWTGAAGQL
- a CDS encoding LysR family transcriptional regulator, giving the protein MELLNDMALFVEVVKARGFRSAAQALGMPNSTLSRRIGALEKAIGLRLLHRTTRRIELTEAGQLYFERCKRIVDEARLAHEQLGGLLAEPAGVLRASFPVDFAVIYLTPLLVEFANRYPKLTFDFELTSRRVDLVSEPFDVAIRIGESADSQLVARRLATFRNYLYASPRYLERAGEPLEPGDLAQHQCMSVQRLTAWTLRRGEQAVDVPVGGRFVVNSVGMNRQLAVHDAGIIQLPEEVVADDVAAGRLRRVLPEWEGALVPIFAMTETRLLPAKTQVFIEYLRAHFAQA
- a CDS encoding alkene reductase gives rise to the protein MKQLFVPAQAGQEAPRLFAPVRVGRYDLQNRLVMAPMTRSRAAFDGTPGALAAEYYAQRADLGLIVSEGTQPSDDGQGYLTTPGIYTDAHVAGWKAVSERVHARGSRLFIQLMHVGRMSHPDNTPHHRQGVAPSAIAPGVPMFTMKGMQEIPTPRALTTDEVRDTVNDFRIAARRAIEAGADGVEIHGANGYLVQQFFAPNANTRTDAYGGSIENRARFAIEVAEAIADEIGADRTAIRLSPGTTLWGIDEGPESADLYRHLTAQLNRLGLAYLHVMHGGDEPLLADLRAHWNGTLIVNRPGRTRDAIGTDVATGLADLEAYGQMVLANPDFVTRLKTGAPMNDAQRDTFFGGDARGYVDYPALDGAAAA